In the genome of Hymenobacter cellulosivorans, one region contains:
- a CDS encoding DUF1905 domain-containing protein has product MEASAPFSARIELIGVNPYVLVPEPLQQALFAAAGKSKGPIPVQLTIDGHAFPQTLVKYAGQWRLYLNGPMQQAAGKQVGDTATFTLRYDPESRELAVHPRLSQVLAENEEAAAVFTSLPASRRLEIVRYISFLKSEESVERNVHRAIRFLLGQERFIGRDKP; this is encoded by the coding sequence ATGGAAGCATCGGCACCGTTTTCAGCCCGCATCGAACTGATTGGGGTTAACCCGTACGTGCTGGTGCCCGAGCCGCTGCAGCAGGCGCTGTTTGCCGCGGCAGGCAAAAGCAAGGGGCCAATTCCGGTGCAGCTCACTATTGACGGGCACGCGTTTCCCCAAACCCTGGTAAAATACGCCGGGCAGTGGCGGCTCTACCTGAACGGCCCTATGCAGCAGGCCGCCGGCAAGCAGGTCGGCGACACGGCCACCTTCACCCTGCGTTACGACCCGGAGTCGCGGGAACTGGCCGTGCACCCGCGGCTAAGCCAGGTCCTGGCCGAAAATGAGGAGGCCGCGGCGGTGTTCACCAGCCTGCCCGCCTCCCGGCGCCTGGAAATCGTGCGCTACATTTCTTTTCTGAAAAGTGAGGAAAGCGTGGAGCGGAACGTGCACCGAGCCATCCGCTTCCTGCTGGGACAGGAGCGGTTCATAGGCCGCGACAAGCCCTAA
- a CDS encoding alpha/beta hydrolase, protein MKVLFGIVGFVALLYMAVLVVLYFKQEKLLFFPTKLPQDYRFSFAQPAQERWITAADGTRLHGLLFPAASARGLVFYLHGNAGALDSWGDAASLYTQLGYSVFMLDYRGYGKSAGTISSQEQFLSDVQTAYQQLLPEFAEERTVILGYSLGTGAAAWLAAQHNPRLLILQAPYFSMRATARQHYPFVPGFIVRYPLGTDAVLPKVKCPIVIFHGEHDEVIDYQTTLQLKALLKPQDQFITLAGAGHNGMTSNPEYQAGIRRILSGL, encoded by the coding sequence ATGAAGGTCTTGTTCGGAATCGTTGGGTTTGTGGCGCTGCTCTATATGGCCGTGCTGGTGGTGCTGTATTTCAAGCAGGAGAAGCTGCTGTTTTTCCCGACCAAGCTGCCCCAAGACTACCGCTTTTCCTTTGCCCAGCCTGCCCAGGAGCGGTGGATAACCGCCGCCGATGGCACCCGCCTGCATGGTCTGCTATTTCCGGCCGCCTCGGCCCGGGGCCTGGTTTTCTACCTCCACGGCAACGCCGGCGCCCTCGACAGCTGGGGCGACGCGGCCTCGCTCTACACCCAACTGGGTTACAGCGTGTTTATGCTCGACTACCGCGGCTATGGCAAAAGTGCGGGCACCATCAGCAGTCAGGAGCAGTTTCTGAGCGACGTGCAAACAGCCTATCAACAGCTACTTCCCGAGTTTGCGGAGGAGCGCACCGTCATTCTGGGCTATTCGCTGGGTACGGGGGCGGCGGCCTGGCTGGCGGCCCAGCACAATCCCCGGTTGCTGATTTTGCAGGCACCCTACTTCAGTATGCGGGCCACGGCGCGCCAGCATTATCCCTTCGTGCCGGGCTTTATCGTGCGCTACCCGCTGGGCACTGACGCCGTGCTGCCCAAGGTAAAGTGCCCCATCGTTATCTTCCACGGGGAGCACGACGAGGTGATTGACTACCAAACCACGCTGCAGCTCAAGGCGTTGCTTAAGCCCCAGGACCAGTTTATAACCCTGGCTGGGGCGGGCCACAACGGCATGACCAGCAACCCTGAGTACCAAGCCGGTATCCGCCGAATTCTGAGCGGCTTGTAG
- a CDS encoding putative sulfate/molybdate transporter: MPSHQPTILTPQAPAPRRIRFDRNELAGAFGDLGTDLPLLIGVIAASGVDSAGLLIVFGLLQMFSGIWYGMPMPVQPLKAFAALVIAQKIPGRIIFGGGLAIGVSMLILSVTGLIDALARLIPKPVVRGIQFGLALQLSTLALKEYVPADGPAGYALAAAAFAVTVLLLGNRRWPASLVVITLGIVYALVFKLDFATAQQALGLHLPTWHVPQRADILTGAVLLALPQIPLSLGNSILATRQVIHDHYPEKQVTVRQISFTYGLMNLVAPFFGGFPVCHGSGGMVGHYAFGARTGGSVILYGGLFLVLGLFFSQGFADIVQIFPLPILGVLLLFEALTLATLLRDLATAKSDLMVALLVGVLCSGLPYGYLVGLVVGTTVYHAMRRGWVGLGK; encoded by the coding sequence TTGCCTTCTCACCAGCCAACCATCCTTACTCCCCAAGCCCCGGCACCCCGCCGCATCCGCTTCGACCGGAACGAGCTGGCCGGAGCTTTCGGCGACCTGGGCACCGATTTGCCTTTGCTCATCGGGGTCATTGCGGCCTCGGGAGTGGATAGCGCCGGGTTGCTTATCGTGTTTGGGTTGCTGCAGATGTTTTCGGGTATCTGGTACGGTATGCCCATGCCGGTGCAGCCGCTTAAGGCGTTTGCGGCCCTGGTTATTGCCCAGAAAATTCCCGGTCGCATCATCTTTGGCGGCGGCTTGGCCATCGGCGTCAGCATGCTCATCTTGTCGGTTACGGGCCTCATTGATGCCCTGGCCCGCCTTATTCCCAAGCCCGTGGTGCGCGGTATTCAGTTTGGACTGGCCTTGCAGCTCTCCACATTGGCCCTAAAGGAATACGTGCCCGCCGATGGCCCTGCCGGCTACGCCTTGGCCGCCGCGGCCTTCGCCGTGACAGTACTGCTGCTCGGCAACCGCCGCTGGCCGGCTTCATTGGTGGTGATTACGCTGGGCATCGTTTACGCCCTGGTCTTCAAGCTCGACTTCGCCACGGCCCAGCAGGCCCTGGGCCTGCACCTGCCCACCTGGCACGTGCCCCAGCGCGCCGATATTCTCACCGGGGCCGTGCTGCTGGCCTTGCCCCAGATACCGTTGTCCCTCGGCAACTCCATCCTGGCCACCCGCCAGGTTATTCACGACCATTACCCGGAAAAGCAGGTGACAGTGCGCCAGATCAGCTTTACTTACGGGTTGATGAACCTGGTAGCACCCTTCTTCGGCGGCTTTCCGGTTTGCCACGGCTCGGGTGGCATGGTGGGGCACTACGCCTTCGGGGCCCGCACCGGGGGCTCGGTTATTCTCTACGGCGGCCTGTTTCTGGTGCTGGGGCTGTTTTTCAGCCAGGGTTTTGCCGACATCGTTCAGATTTTTCCCCTCCCGATTCTGGGCGTGCTGCTGCTCTTCGAAGCCCTGACCCTGGCCACCCTGCTCCGCGACCTGGCCACCGCGAAATCCGACCTGATGGTGGCCTTGCTGGTGGGGGTGCTCTGCAGCGGCCTGCCCTACGGCTACCTCGTGGGCCTGGTGGTGGGCACGACCGTGTACCACGCCATGCGCCGCGGCTGGGTGGGGCTGGGCAAGTAG
- the moaD gene encoding molybdopterin converting factor subunit 1 encodes MKLKIALFGIAKEIVGSSSLDLDTPAGQSVTGLMQQLQTQYPALQKLSSLAVAVNSEYATDDYQLQERDEIALIPPVSGG; translated from the coding sequence ATGAAACTGAAAATTGCGCTTTTTGGCATTGCCAAAGAAATAGTGGGCAGCTCTTCGCTCGACCTCGACACGCCCGCCGGGCAGTCAGTAACCGGGCTGATGCAGCAGCTACAAACCCAGTATCCGGCCCTGCAGAAGCTGAGTAGCCTTGCCGTGGCCGTGAATAGCGAGTATGCCACCGACGACTACCAGCTCCAGGAGCGCGACGAAATAGCCCTGATTCCGCCCGTAAGTGGGGGCTAG
- a CDS encoding molybdenum cofactor biosynthesis protein MoaE, with protein MHIHLTDQPIDVAAVLASVQDDGAGAVNTFIGTVRNQSTGRRVVRLDYEAYDAMAIRQMEHVAAQALEKWPMLRQVAVTHRKGRLDIGDVAVVVAVSTPHRADSFAACQYIIDTIKQVVPIWKKEEYEDGSVWVAAHP; from the coding sequence ATGCACATCCATCTTACTGACCAGCCTATTGACGTGGCCGCCGTGCTGGCGTCCGTGCAGGACGACGGGGCCGGGGCCGTAAATACCTTTATCGGCACGGTCCGCAACCAGAGCACCGGCCGCCGTGTGGTCCGCCTCGACTACGAAGCCTACGACGCCATGGCCATCCGGCAGATGGAGCACGTAGCCGCGCAGGCCCTGGAAAAGTGGCCTATGCTGCGCCAGGTAGCCGTGACGCACCGCAAAGGCCGCCTCGACATCGGCGACGTGGCCGTGGTGGTGGCCGTGTCTACGCCCCACCGCGCCGATTCCTTTGCCGCCTGCCAGTACATCATCGACACCATCAAGCAGGTGGTGCCCATCTGGAAAAAGGAGGAGTACGAAGACGGCTCCGTTTGGGTAGCGGCCCACCCCTAG
- a CDS encoding DUF7009 family protein yields the protein MKLRLEDNSLRLRLSESEVQQFAETGRVAVALALGPTAADSLTYALERAENEEFRITHGAGAITVKVPAALANHWTSSDQNGLSATLMMAEDQPLKILIEKDLDCRH from the coding sequence ATGAAACTCCGTCTCGAAGACAATTCGCTGCGCCTGCGCTTATCCGAATCTGAAGTACAGCAATTTGCCGAAACCGGCCGCGTCGCGGTGGCCTTGGCCCTGGGCCCCACCGCCGCCGACAGCCTGACTTACGCCCTGGAACGGGCCGAAAATGAGGAGTTCCGCATCACCCACGGCGCGGGTGCCATTACCGTGAAGGTGCCCGCCGCGCTGGCCAACCACTGGACCAGCTCCGACCAGAACGGCCTTTCCGCCACGCTGATGATGGCCGAAGACCAACCCCTGAAAATCCTGATTGAGAAAGACCTGGACTGCCGTCACTAG
- a CDS encoding RNA polymerase sigma factor — MDTLATLRQALLTNREQTLTSIYQRTFPLVRRYVQQHGGSAPDAKDVFQDALVVFYEKAVAESFVLTSSVSTYLLGISRNLWRRELSRRQQLPATSLSEEHTQEVAEEAAPGPDSRESLAVLDYVEQLGERCKSLLLAFYYFQQPLEQIAGSLHYGSIRSATVQKFKCLERLRKSVRAVVQHALVHS, encoded by the coding sequence ATGGATACTTTGGCAACCCTGCGGCAGGCGCTGCTCACCAATCGGGAACAGACCCTGACGAGTATTTACCAGCGTACTTTCCCGCTGGTGCGCCGTTACGTGCAACAACACGGCGGCTCGGCCCCGGATGCCAAGGATGTGTTTCAGGACGCTCTGGTCGTGTTCTACGAGAAGGCCGTGGCCGAGAGCTTCGTGCTGACTTCCTCGGTGAGTACCTATCTGCTGGGCATCAGCCGCAACCTGTGGCGACGGGAGCTGAGCCGGCGCCAGCAGCTGCCCGCTACCAGCCTGAGCGAGGAACACACCCAGGAGGTTGCCGAGGAAGCCGCGCCGGGCCCAGACAGTCGGGAGTCGCTGGCGGTGCTCGACTACGTGGAGCAGCTCGGGGAGCGGTGCAAAAGCCTGCTGTTGGCGTTTTACTACTTTCAGCAGCCCCTGGAGCAAATTGCCGGCTCGCTCCACTACGGCAGCATCCGCTCGGCCACGGTGCAGAAGTTTAAGTGCCTGGAGCGCCTGCGCAAGTCGGTGCGGGCCGTGGTGCAGCATGCCCTAGTCCACAGCTAA
- a CDS encoding NTP transferase domain-containing protein has protein sequence MSTNPTPGAPKPRTKHAALTRPAVGEFGRQELAILGAPCGKIKELVTRLLPHLAPQLSVGYVDADHAAGDEADSGGTGGASPILQAGASAELTDKILFRRVDQRRELDGFAQKELLFHQSLVLVNGNHFRAKQQIIILDPAKPLDKKLDRLTDVQLILRPDGVTELPAVLQTHFAGQDIPMLALADTEAIADFISSWWQRSLPPLRGLVLAGGQSQRMQTDKGRLNYHGLEQREYAARLLATVCTDVHVSCRPDQIAELPAGLLPLPDRFLDLGPMGGILSAFQLDPNAAWLVVACDLPFLSEASLQHLVQRRNGAKIATAFQSPENEFPEPLITIWEPRGYGTLLRFLGLGYSCPRKALINSDIELLTAPNPQELRNVNTPDEAAAARQELR, from the coding sequence GCGCCCAAGCCCCGCACCAAGCACGCGGCCCTCACCCGGCCCGCGGTGGGCGAGTTCGGCCGGCAGGAATTAGCCATCCTGGGCGCACCCTGCGGCAAAATCAAGGAATTGGTAACCCGTCTGCTGCCCCATTTGGCCCCGCAGCTGAGCGTGGGCTACGTGGATGCCGACCACGCCGCCGGCGACGAGGCCGACAGCGGCGGCACAGGTGGCGCCAGCCCGATACTGCAAGCCGGGGCCAGCGCCGAGCTGACCGACAAGATTCTCTTCCGCCGCGTGGACCAACGGCGGGAGCTGGACGGCTTTGCCCAGAAAGAGCTGCTATTCCACCAAAGCCTGGTGCTGGTCAATGGCAACCACTTCCGGGCCAAGCAGCAGATCATCATCCTGGACCCGGCCAAGCCCCTGGACAAAAAGCTCGACCGGCTCACCGACGTGCAGCTGATTCTGCGGCCCGACGGCGTAACTGAACTGCCCGCGGTCCTGCAAACCCATTTTGCCGGCCAAGATATTCCAATGCTGGCCTTGGCTGATACCGAAGCCATTGCCGACTTCATCAGCAGCTGGTGGCAGCGCAGTTTGCCGCCGCTGCGGGGCCTGGTGCTGGCCGGGGGCCAAAGCCAGCGGATGCAAACCGACAAGGGCCGCCTAAACTACCACGGGCTGGAGCAGCGCGAATACGCCGCCCGGCTGCTAGCCACGGTCTGCACCGACGTCCACGTGTCCTGCCGCCCCGACCAAATAGCCGAGCTGCCGGCCGGCCTGCTGCCCCTGCCCGACCGGTTTCTGGACCTGGGCCCGATGGGCGGCATTCTCTCGGCCTTCCAGCTCGACCCCAACGCGGCCTGGCTGGTGGTGGCCTGCGACCTACCCTTTTTGTCGGAGGCCAGCTTGCAGCATTTAGTGCAGCGTCGCAACGGGGCCAAAATAGCCACGGCCTTCCAGAGCCCCGAAAACGAGTTTCCCGAGCCGCTGATTACTATTTGGGAACCCCGCGGCTACGGCACGCTGCTGCGGTTTCTGGGCCTGGGCTACTCCTGCCCCCGCAAGGCCCTGATCAACTCCGACATCGAGCTGTTGACTGCTCCGAATCCGCAGGAACTACGCAACGTGAATACGCCCGACGAAGCTGCCGCGGCCCGGCAGGAACTGCGTTAG
- the moaA gene encoding GTP 3',8-cyclase MoaA has product MSVVSPVLFDNHGRPLEYLRLAVTDRCNLRCFYCMPEEGIQYLPKQELLTYEEMERVVALLAGLGVRKVRLTGGEPFVRRDLVPFIGRLSEIPGIDDISLTTNGVLTAPHIPELARLGIRTVNLSLDTLDRARFARITRRDELPRVLDTFYALLAAGIKVKINAVVMDGQNIEDLVPLAELTRDLPVDVRFIEEMPFNGGSHGAIQIPWNHLRIREHLEQHLGLLTPIATKPGDTASHYTATGHQGRLGIIAAYSRTFCGTCNRLRLTAEGGLKTCLYDQGVLDVRALLRAGAPDADVTAALAQAFRHRAANGFEAERQRPVHQLSFESMSTIGG; this is encoded by the coding sequence ATGTCCGTTGTTTCTCCTGTTTTATTCGATAACCACGGCCGGCCGCTGGAATACCTGCGCCTGGCCGTCACGGACCGCTGCAATTTGCGTTGCTTTTACTGCATGCCCGAAGAAGGCATCCAGTATTTGCCCAAGCAGGAGTTGCTGACCTACGAGGAAATGGAACGGGTAGTGGCTCTGCTGGCCGGCCTGGGCGTGCGCAAAGTCCGCCTCACTGGTGGGGAGCCCTTCGTGCGCCGCGACTTAGTGCCCTTCATCGGCCGCCTAAGTGAAATTCCAGGTATTGACGATATCAGCCTGACAACCAACGGCGTGCTGACCGCGCCCCACATTCCGGAGCTGGCCCGCCTGGGTATTCGCACCGTCAATCTGAGCCTGGACACGCTCGACCGGGCCCGCTTCGCCCGCATCACCCGCCGCGACGAGCTGCCCCGGGTACTCGACACGTTTTACGCCCTGCTGGCGGCTGGCATCAAGGTCAAAATCAACGCCGTAGTCATGGATGGGCAGAATATTGAGGACCTCGTGCCCCTGGCCGAACTGACCCGCGACCTGCCCGTCGACGTACGCTTTATCGAGGAGATGCCCTTCAACGGCGGCAGCCACGGCGCCATCCAGATTCCGTGGAACCACCTGCGCATTCGGGAGCACCTGGAGCAGCATCTGGGTCTGCTCACCCCTATTGCCACCAAGCCCGGCGACACGGCCTCGCACTACACGGCCACCGGCCACCAGGGCCGGCTGGGCATTATTGCGGCCTACTCCCGCACCTTCTGCGGCACTTGTAACCGCCTGCGTCTTACGGCCGAAGGCGGCCTCAAAACCTGCCTCTACGACCAGGGCGTACTCGACGTGCGGGCCCTGCTGCGTGCTGGTGCCCCCGACGCCGACGTAACCGCTGCCCTGGCCCAAGCCTTCCGCCACCGCGCCGCCAACGGCTTCGAAGCCGAGCGCCAACGTCCCGTCCATCAGCTCAGCTTCGAGTCGATGAGCACGATTGGTGGATAG
- the fdhD gene encoding formate dehydrogenase accessory sulfurtransferase FdhD has product MENFLPPTSYDYLTVHKVSGAELTEASDVVAAEEPLEIRLGFGPSGQREHRTLAITMRTPGHDMELAAGFLLTEGIIHGREQLAGIRYCPDVTKEEEKENVVRAELAEDVDVAMPRLERHFYTSSSCGVCGKTSIDAVHASACPVLPTNGPYLDPAVLHELPARQRAAQALFEQTGGLHAAALFSAQGELRLLREDVGRHNALDKVIGAALLQEWLPLHDSVLLVSGRASFELVQKAAVAGIPVLAAVGAPSSLAVQAAKDFGMTLCGFVRQGRYNVYCGEWRLRPNQPSRV; this is encoded by the coding sequence GTGGAAAACTTCCTGCCTCCGACCAGCTACGATTATCTTACGGTGCACAAAGTATCGGGTGCGGAGCTGACTGAGGCCTCCGACGTGGTTGCCGCCGAGGAGCCGCTGGAAATCCGCCTGGGCTTCGGGCCCAGTGGGCAACGGGAGCACCGCACCCTGGCCATTACGATGCGCACCCCCGGCCACGACATGGAATTGGCCGCCGGCTTTCTACTCACCGAAGGCATCATTCACGGCCGGGAGCAGCTGGCCGGCATCCGCTACTGCCCCGACGTGACCAAGGAGGAAGAGAAGGAAAACGTGGTGCGGGCCGAGCTGGCCGAAGATGTCGACGTGGCTATGCCCCGGCTGGAGCGGCACTTCTACACCTCTTCCAGCTGCGGGGTGTGTGGCAAAACCAGCATCGACGCGGTACATGCCTCCGCCTGCCCGGTGCTGCCCACCAACGGGCCCTACCTCGACCCCGCCGTACTTCACGAATTACCGGCCCGGCAGCGGGCCGCCCAGGCCCTGTTTGAGCAAACCGGGGGCCTGCACGCGGCGGCCCTGTTTTCGGCCCAGGGCGAGCTGCGGCTGCTGCGCGAAGATGTGGGCCGGCACAACGCCCTGGACAAGGTCATCGGGGCGGCCCTGCTGCAGGAGTGGCTGCCCCTGCACGACTCGGTGCTGCTGGTCAGTGGCCGGGCCTCGTTTGAATTGGTGCAAAAGGCCGCCGTGGCTGGTATTCCGGTGCTGGCCGCCGTGGGCGCGCCCAGCTCGTTGGCCGTGCAGGCCGCCAAAGACTTCGGCATGACGCTCTGCGGCTTCGTGCGCCAGGGCCGCTACAACGTGTACTGCGGCGAGTGGCGGCTCCGCCCCAATCAGCCTAGCCGGGTATGA
- the moeB gene encoding molybdopterin-synthase adenylyltransferase MoeB: MLTPDERHRYQRHLQLPEIGEAGQEKLKAARVLVVGAGGLGCPILQYLAAAGVGTLGIADGDQVEMSNLQRQVLFGPADLGQPKAEAAARAVQRINPLVQCEVMARRVDVASVRELVAQYDVVVDGSDNFPTRYLLNDACVSLGKPLVSGAIYKFEGQVSVFNYQGGPTYRCLFPQPPSAAEAPNCSVIGVLGVLPGLVGCAQATETLKVILDLGEILTGRLWLFDALSFQTRTLRFARQPERAAINLDSADPADYAELCQAPVTTITPAELAQQLDSEVPPFLLDVRELQEYAEGHLPGAALIPLGSLSQRAAELPRHHPIVVYCRSGRRSAQAIAQLQQEFGFDNLTNMTGGMLAWQEVAAASEK; the protein is encoded by the coding sequence GTGCTTACTCCCGACGAACGTCACCGCTACCAACGCCACCTGCAGCTGCCCGAAATCGGGGAGGCGGGGCAGGAAAAGCTTAAAGCCGCCCGGGTGCTGGTGGTGGGCGCCGGCGGCCTGGGCTGCCCGATTCTGCAGTATCTGGCCGCCGCCGGCGTAGGCACCTTGGGCATTGCCGATGGCGACCAAGTGGAAATGAGCAACCTGCAGCGCCAGGTGCTGTTCGGTCCTGCCGACCTGGGCCAGCCTAAGGCCGAAGCCGCAGCCCGGGCTGTGCAGCGCATCAACCCGCTGGTACAGTGCGAAGTAATGGCCCGCCGCGTGGATGTGGCCTCCGTGCGCGAGCTGGTGGCGCAGTACGACGTGGTGGTGGATGGGTCCGACAACTTCCCCACCCGTTACCTGCTCAACGACGCCTGCGTGAGCCTGGGTAAGCCCCTGGTGTCGGGGGCCATCTACAAGTTTGAGGGCCAGGTATCGGTGTTTAATTACCAGGGCGGGCCCACGTACCGCTGCCTGTTTCCCCAGCCGCCTTCCGCCGCCGAAGCGCCCAACTGCTCAGTTATCGGGGTGCTGGGCGTGCTGCCGGGGCTGGTGGGCTGCGCCCAGGCCACCGAAACGCTGAAAGTAATCCTGGACCTGGGCGAAATCCTGACGGGCCGGCTTTGGCTTTTCGACGCCCTCTCGTTCCAGACCCGCACCCTGCGCTTTGCCCGCCAGCCCGAGCGCGCTGCCATCAACCTCGATTCGGCCGACCCCGCCGATTACGCCGAGCTGTGCCAGGCGCCCGTCACGACTATCACGCCCGCCGAGCTGGCCCAACAGCTCGACTCGGAAGTACCGCCGTTCTTGCTGGATGTGCGTGAGTTACAGGAATACGCCGAGGGCCATCTGCCCGGCGCCGCCCTGATTCCGCTGGGTAGCCTGAGCCAGCGCGCTGCCGAGCTGCCCCGCCACCACCCCATTGTGGTGTACTGCCGCAGTGGCCGCCGCAGTGCCCAGGCCATTGCCCAGCTTCAGCAGGAGTTCGGCTTCGACAACCTGACCAACATGACCGGCGGCATGCTGGCCTGGCAGGAAGTAGCGGCAGCCTCTGAAAAGTAG
- a CDS encoding ClpP family protease, whose product MLYSQEFRKFAVQGQGLTSTSLDRYQHQLEGRFYPQVTGMTRAVIEERPTRFAEIDVFSRLIMDRIIFLGQAVDDNIANIINAQLLFLESVDAKKDILLYINSPGGSVYAGLGIFDTMQYVNPDVATICTGLAASMGAFLLTGGAIGKRSALPHARVMIHQPSGGVQGPSADIEITAREVVKLRQELYSIYAERSGKTYQQIHDDSDRDYWMRADEAREYGLIDEVLERKDS is encoded by the coding sequence ATGCTATACTCCCAGGAATTCCGAAAGTTTGCCGTTCAGGGCCAGGGCCTTACCAGCACCAGCCTCGACCGGTATCAGCACCAGCTGGAAGGCCGTTTTTACCCCCAGGTCACGGGCATGACGCGCGCCGTCATTGAGGAGCGGCCCACGCGCTTTGCCGAAATCGACGTGTTTTCCCGCCTGATTATGGACCGGATTATCTTTCTGGGCCAGGCCGTCGACGACAACATTGCCAACATCATCAACGCCCAACTGCTGTTTCTGGAGTCGGTGGATGCCAAGAAGGACATTCTGCTCTACATCAACTCGCCAGGGGGCTCAGTGTACGCTGGCCTGGGCATTTTCGACACGATGCAGTACGTGAATCCCGACGTAGCCACCATCTGTACCGGCCTGGCTGCCTCCATGGGAGCCTTTCTGCTGACCGGCGGGGCCATCGGCAAACGCTCGGCGCTGCCCCACGCCCGAGTCATGATTCACCAGCCCTCGGGTGGGGTGCAGGGTCCCTCGGCCGACATCGAAATTACGGCCCGGGAAGTAGTCAAGCTGCGGCAGGAGCTCTACAGCATCTATGCCGAGCGTAGCGGCAAAACCTACCAGCAAATCCACGACGACTCGGACCGGGACTACTGGATGCGCGCCGACGAAGCCCGGGAGTACGGGTTGATTGACGAAGTACTGGAAAGGAAAGATTCTTAG